A stretch of Candidatus Methylomirabilota bacterium DNA encodes these proteins:
- the moeB gene encoding molybdopterin-synthase adenylyltransferase MoeB, with protein MIAEARQVVPEEGPDQLQRRLKSGEPLAVIDVRDPDEYRDGHIEGATNISRGFLEFRVPGTVPDPTTPVVLYCQTGLRSVLAGKALKELGYQHVINLQGGYQKWAQSGLATVREVPLNPDQIQRYSRHFLLNQIGEKGQHRLLRSRVLLIGAGGLGSPTALYLAAAGVGTLGVMDGDVVDITNLQRQILHTTADIGKPKVESATRTLQALNPDVKVIALPTRITVDNVMDIIKDYDLIVDGSDNFETRYLVNDACYLGGKTNVHGSIFQFEGMATVFAPNQGPCYRCLYPTPPPPGLVPSUSEAGVLGVLPGVIGTIQATEAVKVLLGIGETLIGRLLTYDALGMRFREVKLRRDPNCPLCGSSPTIKDLSIHMSGGATCEVSPNGHAEPAGTPAARPGG; from the coding sequence ATGATCGCCGAGGCCCGTCAGGTGGTCCCCGAGGAGGGGCCCGACCAGCTCCAGCGCCGGCTCAAGTCCGGCGAGCCCCTGGCGGTCATCGACGTGCGCGATCCCGACGAGTACCGCGACGGCCACATCGAGGGCGCGACCAACATCAGCCGCGGGTTCCTGGAGTTCCGGGTCCCCGGCACCGTCCCCGATCCGACCACCCCCGTCGTCCTCTACTGCCAGACCGGGCTGCGCTCCGTGCTGGCCGGCAAGGCGCTCAAGGAGCTCGGCTACCAGCACGTGATCAACCTGCAGGGCGGCTACCAGAAGTGGGCGCAGTCGGGCCTGGCCACGGTGCGGGAGGTGCCGCTCAACCCCGACCAGATCCAGCGCTACAGCCGGCACTTCCTCCTCAACCAGATCGGCGAGAAGGGTCAGCACCGCCTGCTGCGCTCCAGGGTGCTCCTCATCGGCGCCGGCGGGCTGGGCTCGCCCACCGCGCTCTACCTGGCCGCGGCCGGTGTGGGTACGCTCGGCGTCATGGACGGCGACGTGGTCGACATCACGAATCTACAGAGGCAGATCCTGCACACCACCGCCGACATCGGCAAGCCCAAGGTCGAGTCGGCCACGCGCACGCTGCAGGCGCTGAACCCCGACGTCAAGGTGATCGCCCTGCCGACCCGGATCACGGTCGACAACGTGATGGACATCATCAAGGACTACGACCTGATCGTGGACGGCTCGGACAACTTCGAGACCCGGTACCTCGTCAACGACGCCTGCTATCTGGGCGGCAAGACGAACGTGCACGGCTCGATCTTCCAGTTCGAGGGCATGGCCACCGTCTTCGCCCCCAACCAGGGGCCGTGCTACCGGTGCCTGTACCCCACGCCGCCGCCCCCCGGCCTGGTGCCCTCCTGAAGCGAGGCTGGGGTCCTGGGCGTGCTCCCAGGCGTGATCGGAACGATCCAGGCGACGGAGGCGGTCAAGGTCCTGCTCGGCATCGGCGAGACGCTGATCGGGCGCCTGCTCACCTACGACGCCCTCGGCATGCGTTTCCGCGAGGTGAAGCTGCGGCGCGATCCGAACTGCCCGCTCTGCGGCAGCTCGCCGACGATCAAGGACCTGTCGATCCACATGAGCGGCGGGGCCACGTGCGAGGTCTCGCCGAACGGCCACGCCGAGCCCGCCGGCACCCCCGCCGCCCGCCCGGGCGGTTGA
- a CDS encoding acyl-CoA dehydrogenase family protein: MEKFRGVDYYGVEALYSEEERMVRDAVRDWVETEFLPRVTEHHRAGTFPVELIPKLGELGVFGATLKGYGCAGLSHVAYGLIMQELERGDSGLRSCASVQSGLVMYPIWSYGSEAQKERWLPAMARGEKIGCFGLTEPDHGSDPGGMKTRARRRGDRYVLQGTKLWITNGSIADVAVVWAKEDDGEIYGYLVERGTPGYSTLDIHGKFSMRASITSELAFQDCAIPLENKLPGVKGLKGPLSCLNQARYGIAWGAIGAAMACYDWTLQYAQQRVQFNKPIGSFQLVQQKLVWMITEITKAQLLALQLGRLKEQGQLRPQQVSMAKMNNVAMALETARRARDVLGAAGIIDEHPVIRHMMNLETVKTYEGTHDIHTLIIGRDITGLDAFGA; this comes from the coding sequence ATGGAGAAGTTTCGCGGCGTCGACTATTACGGGGTCGAGGCGCTGTACAGCGAAGAGGAGCGCATGGTGCGCGACGCCGTCCGGGACTGGGTGGAGACGGAGTTCTTGCCCCGTGTGACCGAGCACCACCGCGCCGGCACGTTCCCCGTCGAGCTGATCCCGAAGCTGGGGGAGCTGGGGGTCTTCGGCGCCACCCTCAAAGGCTACGGCTGCGCGGGCCTCAGCCACGTGGCCTACGGCCTGATCATGCAGGAGCTCGAGCGGGGCGACTCGGGGCTCCGCTCCTGCGCCTCCGTGCAGAGCGGCCTCGTCATGTACCCGATCTGGAGCTACGGGAGCGAGGCGCAGAAGGAGCGGTGGCTGCCGGCCATGGCCCGGGGCGAGAAGATCGGCTGCTTCGGCCTCACCGAGCCGGATCACGGCTCCGATCCGGGCGGCATGAAGACGCGGGCCCGCCGCCGGGGCGATCGCTACGTGCTGCAGGGCACGAAGCTCTGGATCACCAACGGCTCGATCGCCGACGTGGCCGTGGTGTGGGCCAAGGAGGACGACGGCGAGATCTACGGCTATCTGGTGGAGCGGGGGACACCCGGCTATTCCACCCTCGACATCCACGGCAAGTTCTCGATGCGGGCCTCGATCACCTCCGAGCTCGCCTTCCAGGACTGCGCGATCCCGCTGGAGAACAAGCTGCCCGGCGTGAAGGGGCTCAAGGGCCCGCTGTCGTGCCTGAATCAGGCTCGCTACGGAATCGCCTGGGGCGCCATCGGCGCCGCCATGGCCTGCTATGACTGGACGCTGCAGTACGCCCAGCAGCGCGTGCAGTTCAACAAGCCGATCGGCTCCTTCCAGCTCGTGCAGCAGAAGCTGGTGTGGATGATCACCGAGATCACGAAGGCCCAGCTCCTCGCCCTGCAGCTGGGGCGGCTCAAGGAGCAGGGACAGCTCCGGCCCCAGCAGGTCTCCATGGCCAAGATGAACAACGTGGCGATGGCGCTGGAGACGGCCCGGCGGGCCCGGGACGTCCTGGGCGCCGCCGGGATCATCGACGAGCACCCGGTGATCCGGCACATGATGAATCTGGAGACGGTCAAGACGTACGAGGGCACCCACGACATCCACACGCTCATCATCGGTCGCGACATTACCGGCCTCGACGCTTTCGGCGCCTGA
- the rfbB gene encoding dTDP-glucose 4,6-dehydratase, with amino-acid sequence MRLLVTGGAGFIGSNFIRHVLAAHAEDSVVNLDKLTYAGNLQNLADVAGDPRYRFVHGDICDGKLVRDVLRGVDAVVNFAAESHVDRSLLEADAFLRTDVFGVFTLLEAVRELGVGRFVQISTDEVYGSVATGSASESDPLRPSNPYSAAKAGADLLALSYWRTHRLPVVITRSSNNYGPYQYPEKVIPLFITNALDDQPLPLYGDGRNVRDWLYVLDNCEAIDLVLRRGVEGEVYNVGGGHELENLALTREILTLTGKPASLVRPVTDRPGHDRRYSLDWTKMGRLGWAPRHRFLDGLAATVGWYREHEAWWRPLKSGAFAAYYQQQYGNR; translated from the coding sequence GTGAGGCTGCTCGTCACCGGGGGGGCCGGGTTCATCGGGTCGAACTTCATCCGTCACGTTCTCGCCGCCCACGCCGAGGACTCTGTCGTCAACCTGGACAAGCTGACCTACGCCGGCAACCTCCAGAACCTCGCCGACGTGGCCGGCGACCCCCGCTACCGTTTCGTGCATGGGGACATCTGCGACGGCAAGCTCGTGCGGGACGTCCTGCGCGGCGTCGACGCCGTCGTCAATTTCGCGGCGGAATCGCATGTCGACCGCTCCCTGCTGGAGGCCGACGCCTTTCTCCGAACCGACGTCTTCGGGGTGTTTACGCTGCTGGAGGCCGTCCGGGAGCTGGGCGTCGGGCGGTTCGTGCAGATCAGCACCGACGAGGTCTACGGCAGCGTCGCCACCGGCTCGGCGAGCGAGAGCGATCCGCTGCGGCCGTCCAATCCGTACTCGGCCGCCAAGGCCGGCGCCGACCTGCTGGCTCTGTCCTACTGGCGGACGCACCGGCTGCCCGTGGTCATCACCCGCTCGTCGAACAACTACGGGCCCTACCAGTACCCCGAGAAGGTCATTCCCCTGTTCATCACGAACGCGCTGGACGATCAGCCGTTGCCGCTCTACGGCGACGGACGCAACGTGCGGGACTGGCTCTACGTGCTCGACAACTGCGAGGCGATCGACCTGGTGCTCCGGCGGGGGGTCGAAGGGGAGGTCTACAACGTGGGTGGCGGCCACGAGCTCGAGAACCTGGCGCTCACGCGGGAGATTCTCACGCTCACGGGCAAGCCCGCATCCCTCGTGAGGCCGGTGACGGACCGGCCGGGCCACGACCGGCGCTATTCGCTCGACTGGACGAAGATGGGCCGGCTCGGCTGGGCGCCGCGCCACCGGTTCCTGGACGGGCTGGCGGCCACCGTGGGCTGGTACCGGGAGCACGAGGCCTGGTGGCGGCCGCTCAAGTCCGGCGCGTTCGCGGCGTACTACCAGCAGCAGTACGGCAACCGCTGA
- a CDS encoding dTDP-4-dehydrorhamnose 3,5-epimerase family protein, which yields MELSPDAKRAFKTQSYAAAPRIEGVEIVDLARHHDDGGALTELARLNEGRTESPAGFTLRQVNYSEVEPGVIKAFHLHVRQTDVWYVPPSDRLLLVLVDVRKGSPTEGARMRLMLGDGSSRLVRIPPGVAHGVRNLGVAVGRIIYFVDVQFTAEPAESDEGRLPWDYLGADVWDVTRG from the coding sequence GTGGAGCTGAGCCCGGACGCCAAGCGCGCGTTCAAGACCCAGTCCTACGCGGCGGCGCCCCGCATCGAGGGCGTGGAGATCGTGGACCTCGCCCGCCACCACGACGATGGCGGCGCCCTCACCGAGCTGGCCCGGCTGAACGAGGGGCGGACCGAGAGCCCGGCCGGCTTCACCCTCCGCCAGGTCAACTACAGCGAAGTCGAGCCGGGCGTGATCAAGGCCTTCCACCTGCACGTCCGCCAGACCGACGTGTGGTACGTGCCCCCCTCCGATCGCCTGCTGCTGGTCCTGGTGGACGTCCGGAAGGGATCGCCCACCGAAGGCGCGCGCATGCGGCTCATGCTCGGCGACGGCAGCTCCCGGCTGGTCCGCATTCCGCCCGGCGTGGCCCATGGGGTGCGCAACCTGGGCGTCGCCGTCGGCCGCATCATCTATTTCGTCGACGTCCAGTTCACGGCCGAGCCGGCAGAATCGGACGAGGGGCGGCTGCCCTGGGACTATCTGGGCGCCGACGTCTGGGACGTCACGCGGGGATGA
- a CDS encoding MFS transporter → MADSKPAALLGPAVPTLAVDTERVRPNAKLIGLLALGHLVVDVNQGSLPAILPFLKAAHALSYAQAGMIVLAATIASSIVQPVFGYLSDRTARRWLLPVSVLVTGVGLGLIGVAPGYGTLLLLVIVMGLGVAAYHPEGYRTAASVAGDRRATALSWFSLGGNVGVALGPPVMTALLAGMGLAGSLGMLVPTAAMGALLVAALPVLGRPAAGAAGATRAVRTGIDMPQAMALLMLMVTIRSWAQLGFITFVPFYYIDYLGADPRLVGPLLFVFLGAGALGTVIAGPLADRWGPRPLMRWALLVAAPLGALFLVSRGISAFVALGLFGAALVSSFTVSVVLGQAYLPRHAGMAAGLIVGLAIGAGGLGVALLGVIADHWGLPAVLWTCALMPLAAFGVTLALPAPRHGQ, encoded by the coding sequence ATGGCTGATTCGAAGCCGGCGGCCCTGCTGGGGCCTGCCGTGCCGACCCTCGCCGTCGATACCGAGCGTGTCCGGCCCAACGCCAAGCTGATCGGGCTCCTGGCCCTGGGGCATCTGGTGGTCGACGTGAATCAGGGCTCGCTGCCCGCGATCCTGCCGTTCCTCAAGGCGGCCCATGCGCTGTCGTACGCGCAGGCCGGCATGATCGTGCTCGCCGCCACCATCGCCTCGTCGATCGTGCAGCCGGTCTTCGGCTATCTCTCGGACCGCACCGCGCGGCGCTGGCTGCTGCCCGTGTCCGTGCTCGTGACCGGCGTGGGCCTCGGCCTCATCGGCGTGGCGCCGGGGTACGGCACGCTGCTCCTGCTCGTCATCGTCATGGGGCTCGGCGTGGCCGCGTACCATCCGGAGGGCTATCGGACGGCGGCCAGCGTGGCCGGGGATCGCCGGGCCACGGCGCTCTCGTGGTTCTCGCTGGGCGGCAATGTCGGGGTCGCGCTCGGGCCGCCGGTGATGACGGCGCTGCTCGCCGGGATGGGGCTCGCCGGCAGCCTGGGCATGCTGGTGCCCACGGCCGCGATGGGAGCGCTGCTCGTCGCCGCGCTGCCCGTGCTCGGCCGGCCGGCCGCCGGCGCGGCGGGAGCGACGCGCGCGGTCAGGACCGGAATCGACATGCCGCAGGCCATGGCGCTGCTGATGCTCATGGTGACGATCCGCTCCTGGGCCCAGCTCGGGTTCATCACGTTCGTCCCCTTCTACTACATCGACTACCTGGGGGCGGATCCCCGGCTGGTCGGCCCGCTGCTGTTCGTGTTCCTGGGCGCGGGCGCGCTCGGCACGGTGATCGCCGGCCCGCTGGCCGATCGCTGGGGGCCGCGACCGCTCATGAGGTGGGCGCTGCTCGTCGCCGCCCCGCTGGGCGCCCTCTTTCTCGTCTCCCGCGGGATCTCCGCCTTCGTCGCGCTCGGACTCTTCGGCGCGGCGCTGGTGTCCAGCTTCACGGTGTCCGTCGTGCTGGGCCAGGCCTATCTGCCTCGCCACGCCGGCATGGCGGCAGGCCTCATCGTGGGGCTCGCCATCGGCGCGGGTGGGCTCGGCGTGGCCCTGCTCGGCGTGATCGCCGACCACTGGGGGCTGCCCGCGGTCCTGTGGACCTGCGCGCTGATGCCGCTGGCGGCGTTCGGCGTGACCCTCGCCCTGCCCGCCCCTCGTCACGGCCAGTGA
- the rfbA gene encoding glucose-1-phosphate thymidylyltransferase RfbA, with protein MKGIILAGGSGTRLYPLTLAMSKQLVPVYNKPMIYYPLSSLMLAGIREILVITTPQDQEAFRRLLGDGRHLGLSIQYAAQPSPDGLAQAFLIGREFIADAAVALALGDNIFYGHGFPDYLRRAAGRPRGATIFAYWVRDPERYGVVEFDAADRPVDLEEKPQRPRSNWAVTGLYFYDNDVVEIAAGLKPSARGELEITDVNLAYLRAGRLHVDKLGRGIAWLDTGTHEALLQASSFIQTLEERQGLMVACVEEIAYAMGHITAEDLRRIAEPMRGNSYGQYLLRLIEGAR; from the coding sequence GTGAAGGGCATCATCCTCGCCGGCGGCTCCGGGACCCGCCTCTACCCCCTCACGCTCGCGATGTCCAAGCAGCTCGTGCCCGTCTACAACAAGCCGATGATCTACTACCCGCTCTCCAGTTTGATGCTGGCCGGCATCCGGGAGATCCTCGTCATCACGACGCCGCAAGATCAGGAGGCCTTCCGGCGCCTGCTCGGCGACGGCCGGCACCTGGGCCTGAGCATCCAGTACGCGGCGCAGCCGAGCCCCGACGGCCTGGCCCAGGCATTCCTGATCGGGCGCGAGTTCATCGCCGACGCGGCGGTGGCGCTGGCCCTCGGGGACAACATCTTCTACGGCCACGGCTTTCCGGACTACCTGCGGCGGGCGGCGGGCCGGCCGCGAGGGGCCACGATCTTCGCCTACTGGGTGCGCGACCCCGAGCGCTACGGCGTCGTGGAGTTCGACGCGGCGGATCGTCCTGTGGATCTCGAGGAGAAGCCGCAGCGGCCCCGCTCCAACTGGGCGGTCACCGGGCTCTACTTCTACGACAACGACGTCGTCGAGATCGCGGCCGGGCTCAAGCCGTCGGCGCGCGGCGAGCTGGAGATCACCGACGTCAATCTCGCCTACCTGCGGGCCGGCCGCCTGCACGTGGACAAGCTGGGGCGGGGGATCGCCTGGCTCGACACCGGCACCCACGAGGCGCTGCTGCAGGCCTCGAGCTTCATCCAGACCCTGGAGGAGCGGCAGGGCCTCATGGTCGCCTGCGTCGAGGAGATCGCCTACGCCATGGGCCACATCACCGCCGAGGACCTCCGGCGCATCGCCGAGCCCATGCGCGGCAATTCCTACGGCCAGTACCTGCTGCGCCTGATCGAAGGCGCGCGCTGA
- a CDS encoding HD domain-containing protein, translating to MKGAADTYQGRGLIADPIHQYILYTRPGGIPGEATEQDVIDTPWVQRLRRIPQLQSARWVFPAAEHSRFQHSLGVMHLAGRLAHQLDPSLRAIFPDAPSAPLVEELLRMAGLLHDVGHGPFGHFFDDNFLIDYELTHELVGQRIIREELAEQIRSLRRSPSGAFQAGEAIDPEWICYLMGKAYTHPLESHPRWLPFLKPLLSGVFTADNMDYVLRDAYMCGVAVGPIDIERIIYYAFFSEKGLTLDRSGLGAFIMFLNARYYMYTNVYYHRTTRGIDLHLKEIFRDTMRQAFPYDLRKELHPYLHLTEWTLLEEVGRWHDAEEPDRRALGLEWRKILDRQLKWRMSHEVVLDVFEPKRGQAFLDVETVERRVRAYLPAGLKTVPFRIDMALQDPRPLNPLKMGDRQIYVYDAGKNEVAAEPLTEILKYLPGKVAQCRIFATTHEHDAELARALERALADEPPAIATNV from the coding sequence ATGAAGGGCGCCGCCGACACTTATCAGGGCCGCGGGCTCATCGCCGACCCCATCCACCAGTACATCCTCTACACGCGGCCCGGCGGCATCCCCGGCGAGGCCACCGAGCAGGACGTGATCGACACGCCCTGGGTGCAGCGGCTGCGCCGCATCCCCCAGCTGCAATCGGCCCGCTGGGTGTTCCCGGCCGCCGAGCACAGCCGCTTTCAGCACTCGCTGGGCGTCATGCACCTGGCCGGACGCCTGGCCCATCAGCTCGATCCCTCGCTGCGCGCCATCTTCCCCGACGCGCCGTCGGCGCCCCTGGTGGAGGAGCTGCTGCGCATGGCCGGCCTGCTGCACGACGTCGGCCACGGCCCCTTCGGCCACTTCTTCGACGACAATTTCCTGATCGACTACGAGCTCACCCACGAGCTGGTGGGGCAGCGGATCATCCGCGAAGAGCTTGCCGAGCAGATCCGCAGCCTGCGCCGGAGCCCCAGCGGCGCCTTCCAGGCCGGCGAGGCCATCGACCCCGAGTGGATCTGCTATCTGATGGGCAAGGCCTATACGCACCCGCTGGAGTCGCATCCCCGCTGGCTGCCCTTCCTCAAGCCCCTGCTGAGCGGCGTCTTCACCGCGGACAACATGGACTATGTCCTGCGCGACGCCTACATGTGCGGGGTGGCGGTCGGCCCCATCGACATCGAGCGCATCATCTACTACGCGTTCTTTTCCGAGAAGGGCCTGACGCTGGACCGGAGCGGACTGGGCGCCTTCATCATGTTCCTGAACGCCCGCTACTACATGTACACGAACGTCTATTACCACCGCACGACGCGGGGGATCGACCTGCACCTCAAGGAGATCTTCCGGGACACGATGCGGCAGGCCTTCCCCTACGACCTCCGCAAGGAGCTGCATCCCTACCTGCACCTCACGGAGTGGACGTTGCTGGAAGAGGTCGGGCGCTGGCACGACGCCGAGGAGCCCGATCGACGGGCGCTGGGGCTGGAGTGGCGCAAGATCCTCGACCGCCAGCTCAAGTGGCGGATGTCGCACGAGGTGGTGCTGGACGTCTTCGAGCCCAAGCGGGGGCAGGCCTTCCTCGACGTGGAGACGGTCGAGCGCCGGGTGCGCGCCTATCTGCCGGCCGGGCTCAAGACCGTGCCGTTCCGGATCGACATGGCGCTGCAGGATCCGCGCCCGCTCAATCCGCTCAAGATGGGCGACCGGCAGATCTACGTCTACGACGCGGGAAAGAACGAAGTGGCCGCCGAGCCGCTGACCGAGATCCTGAAATATCTGCCGGGCAAGGTCGCCCAGTGCCGCATCTTCGCGACCACGCACGAGCACGATGCCGAGCTGGCCCGGGCGCTGGAACGGGCCCTTGCCGACGAGCCGCCTGCGATCGCGACTAATGTATAA
- a CDS encoding S1C family serine protease produces the protein MARGLTVTLAVVLAAVAIAEAVPRPHEPRTHPAALPAEPSYVKRVEPSIVGLRVLADETAASSARLGSQRFGSGVIFDRDGYVVTVSYVLLDTLRIEGVLRDGRKVPARLVGLDLESGLGVVKLEGAGPWPAATLGESRDATPGMPTGTVGVDEHNELVYVTGALESIRRFSSFWEYMLDRALLVAPASPSWGGSAVVDAGGRVIGIASLRIGKAPYVNLAIPIEKFVPIKDELIAVGRVASRRPRPWLGLYTAATEAGVIVEGVAPVGPAAGAGFRKGDRIVSINGITVESQEHFYHVLWRGQAGDVIRIAVQRGPGLHVIAVASMDRYRLLRPPPR, from the coding sequence ATGGCACGAGGCCTGACGGTCACGCTTGCAGTCGTGCTGGCAGCGGTGGCAATCGCCGAGGCGGTGCCCCGGCCGCACGAGCCGCGCACCCATCCGGCGGCGCTCCCTGCGGAGCCGTCGTACGTGAAGCGGGTGGAGCCCTCGATCGTGGGCCTGCGGGTCCTCGCCGATGAGACCGCGGCTTCCAGCGCTCGCCTGGGCAGCCAGCGCTTCGGCAGCGGGGTGATCTTCGACCGCGACGGCTATGTCGTCACCGTGAGCTACGTCCTGCTCGACACCCTGAGGATCGAGGGCGTCCTGCGGGACGGCCGCAAGGTGCCGGCCCGTCTGGTCGGCCTCGACCTCGAGTCCGGGCTCGGCGTCGTGAAGCTCGAGGGTGCGGGGCCCTGGCCGGCCGCGACCCTGGGCGAGTCCCGCGACGCCACGCCGGGGATGCCGACAGGCACCGTGGGCGTGGACGAGCACAACGAGCTCGTGTACGTGACCGGTGCCCTGGAGAGCATCCGCCGGTTCTCCAGCTTCTGGGAGTACATGCTCGATCGGGCCCTGCTGGTCGCGCCGGCCAGCCCGTCCTGGGGCGGCAGCGCGGTGGTCGACGCCGGCGGCCGGGTGATCGGCATCGCCTCGCTGCGAATCGGCAAGGCCCCCTACGTCAACCTCGCCATTCCCATCGAGAAGTTCGTGCCCATCAAGGACGAGCTGATCGCCGTCGGCCGGGTGGCGAGCCGCCGGCCCCGGCCCTGGCTCGGCCTCTACACGGCGGCGACCGAGGCCGGCGTCATCGTGGAGGGGGTGGCTCCGGTGGGGCCGGCGGCCGGCGCCGGCTTCCGCAAGGGCGACCGCATCGTGAGCATAAACGGCATCACGGTCGAGTCGCAGGAGCACTTCTATCACGTGCTGTGGCGGGGCCAGGCCGGGGACGTCATCCGCATCGCCGTGCAGCGGGGCCCGGGGCTGCACGTCATCGCCGTGGCCTCGATGGATCGCTACCGGTTGCTGCGCCCGCCACCCCGCTAG
- a CDS encoding VOC family protein, producing MDPPSATPPTSVTIRELGHVSLFVRDLEASRRFYHGILGLAETGTGKGGRIVFFSAGRHHHDLSCELARAEGPGPQPKGVPGLYHIAFEIGGSREALGTARRHVEAHGLTPFGETDTSFSVRDPDGHEIELYVDLRGLK from the coding sequence ATGGACCCACCGTCGGCCACCCCGCCGACGTCAGTGACGATCCGCGAGCTCGGTCACGTCTCGCTCTTCGTCCGCGATCTGGAAGCCTCGCGGCGGTTCTATCACGGGATCCTGGGGCTCGCCGAGACCGGCACCGGCAAGGGCGGGCGCATCGTCTTCTTCTCGGCGGGCCGTCATCACCACGACCTGTCCTGCGAGCTGGCGCGTGCCGAGGGGCCGGGCCCGCAGCCCAAGGGCGTCCCCGGCCTCTACCACATCGCCTTCGAGATCGGCGGGAGCCGCGAGGCGCTGGGCACGGCCCGACGCCACGTCGAGGCCCACGGGCTCACGCCGTTCGGCGAGACGGACACCTCGTTCAGCGTGCGCGACCCCGATGGTCACGAGATCGAGCTCTACGTCGATCTCCGCGGCCTCAAGTGA
- a CDS encoding queuosine precursor transporter — protein MSWRFTACAVFFVSCLLTANIIAAKLITVAGVVLPVAIIVFPLSYILADVLTEVWGYAAARRVIWLGFAANALMVAAIWIGGAIPPAPFWHGQAAYREILGQSPRILVASFAAYLVGEFANAFVLAKLKVATGGRWLWLRTIGSTVVGQALDSTVFITLAFAGTVPAGLLPTIVAGQWGVKVLYEAAATPLTYTVVGWLKSAEGVDTFDYRTDFNPIRL, from the coding sequence ATGAGCTGGCGCTTCACCGCCTGCGCGGTGTTCTTCGTGAGCTGTCTGCTCACCGCCAACATCATCGCGGCCAAGCTCATCACGGTGGCCGGCGTCGTCTTGCCCGTCGCCATCATCGTGTTCCCGCTCTCCTACATCCTGGCCGACGTGCTGACCGAGGTCTGGGGCTACGCGGCGGCTCGCCGGGTCATCTGGCTCGGCTTCGCCGCCAACGCCCTCATGGTCGCGGCCATCTGGATCGGCGGCGCGATCCCGCCCGCCCCGTTCTGGCATGGCCAGGCCGCGTACCGGGAGATCCTCGGGCAGTCCCCGCGCATCCTGGTCGCCTCCTTCGCCGCCTATCTGGTCGGCGAGTTCGCCAACGCCTTCGTGCTGGCCAAGCTCAAGGTCGCCACCGGCGGCCGCTGGCTGTGGCTCCGGACCATCGGGTCCACCGTTGTGGGCCAGGCCCTGGACTCGACCGTGTTCATCACCCTGGCCTTCGCCGGCACGGTGCCGGCGGGCCTGCTGCCGACGATCGTGGCCGGCCAGTGGGGCGTCAAAGTCCTCTACGAGGCGGCGGCCACGCCGCTCACGTATACGGTGGTGGGCTGGTTGAAATCGGCCGAGGGCGTGGATACCTTCGACTACCGGACCGACTTCAACCCCATCCGCCTCTAG